The Bos mutus isolate GX-2022 chromosome 11, NWIPB_WYAK_1.1, whole genome shotgun sequence nucleotide sequence aatatctactatgTCAAGATACTATCCTACATATTTTGCATTCTCGATTTGCTTTATTCCTTGAAAGAGCCCTTCTGACGTAGGAAATAGATGGGCTTCAGGCTAGATATTTACAACTggcctcctgtttgcatttcaCGGGGCACAAATAAGTGGGCTTCGGGTTGGATACTTAAAACTGTTAGCGTTTTCTGAGATAagagatagatgggctccagtTAAGCATTTACAATCAACCTCCTGTTTGGTCTCCgaaatggaagtaacaacagaaacaggataaatagccagtgtttgtctcttgtaaacaTCTTAAGGTAATAGTCATGGCAATAATCAAGGTAATAGTCATGCAAGGACAAAGAGGGGCAAAATCCTGTTTGAGTCAAGGATTAAGGGATCTCTGCTCCCCCCATTTTGGGGACAAGGAAGACACCACACATAggcagaaaggctccttgtggGTCAAAAGTCAAGGTATAACTCCAGGCCATAATGAGCCTTGCTCCTCTCAGAAGCCTTCACTTTGAGAGCCATCTTGGCTGAGGGGTGCGTGAGCACCCAGGAAAGGGTCCCAGGGTAGCtcaggtgtggaaaaagaaaccagataattggCCAAAAGAAGACAAAGGCCCAGCAGAACTGAcctatataaatgacttaaccTCTTTACTGCGCTCCTCCTCCTCTCTAGGGAGGATGTCCACACCCTTTCTCTCTGTTTTGCTTCTAGCTCATCTAAACAcattgtttctctgttttctctcccaCTTGTTGTTGTActatgtctctaataataaactttgtacctgcatttacagtttctgcctctgtgataaatgcattttttcagtgggggcaaagatccagggaaaaaTAGCTTTTAGCTTCTGGCccttgctggtccagtggctaggattccCGGTTCTCATCCAAGCTACccaagttcagttcctgggcagGAAATTAAGAATGTACTTCATGCCACCACTCACTGCTACCTCACTATCACTACGAActagatcctgctgctgctgctaagtcacttcagtcgtgcccaactctgtgcgaccccatagacggcagcccaccaggctcccccgtccctgggattctccaggcaagaacactggagtgggttgccatttccttctccagtgcatgaaagtgaaaagtgaaagtgaagtcgctcagttgtgtctgactcttcgagaccccatggactgcagcccatcaggctcctctgtccatgggattttccaagcaagagtactggagtggggtgtcgttgccttctccgaactagaTCCTACTTCATTCCATTTTACAAAGCTGCAATACGAGGTTCAGAGAACTTAAATAACTGTGAACCCAAGGTTACATAGCCAATAAACTGGAATTTGATAATAGgcttgtctgactccaaagttcaTTCTCAATCACTATACTATATTGATTTCTTCCTGAATTCTCATATACAATTGTTTATCAGTTCCTTTAAATttcattaatgaaatatttcttgagtcagttcttcccttaCTTTGTTCACTATTGCTACTCTGTTCAGACATGTATCCcatgtatatatctatacacTACATGTATAGTGCTTTTTATGTGATATATATTGGCTGTAAGAAAATTCATTACACAAAATactaaggaatattttaaaagaaaaaaaaaaagtaagaaaactcACTACAGATCTAGATAGTGAAAGTTCCCCAACTCTAAGTTTCAAAGATAATCACCATTAACCATTTAGTATACATTCCTTAGTTTTTTCTAGGAATGTAGTAGCATattatgccttttaaaaatggaataacaGGTGCTTCATTAGGGCAGTAGGTAGCGCCTCAGTCTCATAAAATGGAATCACCTCATCTTgaaatttgcttttcttattcCGTATGTCAGCACATATAGATCTAccttgttcctttttttaaaattagtaaaacACACGTTTTATGCGTGCGCGCACttgcgtgctcagtcctgtccgattctttgtgacttcatggactccagcccatcaggctcctctgtcggtggaattttccaggcaagaatactggagtgggttgccatttcctcctccaggggatcgtcccaacccagggatggaacccaagtctcctgcgtctcctgcactggctggtgaattctttaccactgagacatggGTTATCTTACACACGTTTTATACAAAGTTCAATAGGCACAAAAGGGTATATTAGGAAGAATAAGTCTCCCTTCACCCTTGTTCTCCCAAGCATCCATTGGACTGCTGTCACCAGTTTCTTGGGTAACTTTCTGGGGCCCCATTTCTTTTAATAGCACCACagcttcccactgctgctgctgctgctgctaagtcgcttccgtcgtgtccaactctgtgcgaccccatagatggcagcccaccaggctcccccgtccctgggattctccaggcaagaacaatggagtgggttgccatttccttctccaatgcatgaaagtgaaaaaataaagtgaagtcgctcagtcgtgtccgactcctagcgaccccatggactgcagcccaccaggcccctccgtccatgggattttccaggcaagagtactggagtggggtgccattgacagcTTCCCACTATGGTGTATCAAATCCCTGTACcaattttggtttttctttagaTTGTTTCCAATACTATTACCCACTAGGATCTAAATCCCACGTCTATCTTATCAATTACCGATCAACTCTTAGCTTGTACCATAATTCATCTATCCACTTCTCTACTGATAAAGAATTGAGGCTTAAATACCATCTGCCCACCTTGTAGGGCACTTGTGCTGTTAAGCCCTCCTTCATTTTGCTGGCAAATTGTTTCGTGCTCCTCCACCAAACTGTAAGCTCCTCAAAGGCAGAGAGGAGTAttcatatttatctttgtattatCATTGCCTAGCCCCGAATTTGGTCCGGAACATACAGATACGTTCATCACCCTTGCGTCTAATAATAATTCAATCTCTGGCGCTGAGCTCTGATCTCGATTGTGGGGCTGCGGGGCGAGCGGAAAACCCTCCCGGCCTCAAAGAGTCCGGAACTATTGTTGGAAGGACCCTTGTTTCTCCTGGAGCATTTTAGTCGCAAAGCGTGCCCCGCACAAGCATGGTTCCTACGCCCCGGAAGTACCCGTTTATTTGCTGGGATAAGTTCTTCCGCGGGGCGGAAAAGGTATGTCTGAATGTGTTTCGACTATTTACAGCCCCCTTTCCTCGCAGGGCCCCATGAGTAAGCTGTGGCGGCGCGGGAGCACCTCTGGGGCTATGGAGGCCCCTGAGCCTGGTAAGCGTGGATCCATAAGGCAAGTCTGGCCTTCGCATAAAAGCAGTCTCTTTCGTGCTCCTTCGAGCTTCCCCCGGGTACTTCGCCACAGGTGGGAAGCAAAAAGGTGGGGCTGTTTTGGTAATACCAGAATACCGCGGGAACAATAGGACCCTTCGGGGTACTGGGCTTTTCTTGCCCCTCCCATACATCTTTGACAGGCTCTCCTTCTGCAGGGGAAGCCCTGGAGTTGAGTCTAGCGGGTGCCCACGGCCACGGAGTGCACAAGAAAAAGCACAAGAAACACAagaagaaacacaagaaaaaacaCTACCAGGAAGAGGAGGCTGGGCCAACGCAGCAGTCTCCTGCCAAGCCCCAGCTCAAACTCAAAATCAAGTTGGGCGGGCAGGTCTTGGGCACCAAGAGGTGAGGCCAAGAGAGCCAAGGTTTTACTTGGGGGACTTTAGAAGCAGGCAGAGACAGAAGGTAGGAGAAACTGGCTGCAGTTTTCAGAAGACAGAGAATGGATGCTGTGACTTCAGGGCCCAGGTTAATGTAGCAAGAACCCAAGAGGGCGTAGGGAAGACTAGATGTACTGAGCAGGAGGAGACGATTGCTCACCTTACAGAGTGGTTGCTTCTCTGCAGTGTTCCTACCTTCACTGTGATCCCTGAAGGTCCTCGCTCACCCTCTCCCCTTATGGTTGTGGACAATGAAGAGGAACCTGTGGAAGGAGTCCCCCTTGAGCAGTACCGTGCCTGGCTGGGTGAGAAGGATCTAGAGGTGGGGAAACTGGGTTTCTCATTATACCTGGTTAAGGGAAGAGGGTTCATTCTGAGGAAGGTGAAAATTTTGTGTGTCCCAGTATTAACTTGGCCAAATTAAGGTTCCCAATCTGAACAATTCTACTTTTAGCTCTCCAACTTTACTTTTCAGATGAAGACAGTAAtctgtccccctccccactgcGGGACCTGTCTGGGGGGTTAGGAggccaggaggaagaggaagaacagAGGTGGCtggatgccttggagaagggggAGCTGGATGACAATGGAGATCTCAAAAAGGAGATCAATGAACGGCTGCTCACCGCTCGGCAGGTGAGTAGGTTCATTCTTTATTCGTTTGCCAAATTGATACTGAGAGCTTTCCACGTCTGGAGAACTTTGCAAGGCAGCAGGGATATcagcagtggagaaaagacagacaaGGTTTCTGTTCTCATGGAGCTAGTATTCTTGTGtagtaaataattttgaaaaactggaatgtttataacaaaaatagggtgatgaaatagaaagcagaaaacaaacaacattAGATAGGGTAGTTTGGAAAGACCTCTCTAAAAATATAATGTTTCCAATACCAGAGAagctttccaggcagagagaCCAGCAGGGGCAAAGACCCTGAGAGTGGAACATGCCTAATCATGGCCAAGGAGAAGAATAAATGTGACTGTGACAACAAGGTGGTATGCAGAGAAGTGATATGTTTGGTTTATATTTCAGTAGATTACTTTGGTTTCTTAGTGGTGGTAAACGATAGAAGCAAGACCAGTTAAGAAGCTATTGAAGTAGTCAGGTAAGAGATGGTGGTGGCTTGAACCAAGGTGAAATGAGTTGGAGAAACCAGAtggattctggatatatttaGGAAACAGACACTTGTTGGGGAAGGAAGGAATCAAGGATAACCCTGAGTTTTTGACTTGAGCAATTATCCAGTTGATGCTATCCATTGGGATTcaaagactgaaaacaacaaaaaagcctcCAGAGAACTAGGACCGAGTTTTGGGACTCAGGGCAGGAAGGTAACGTTACTAAAGCATTTGTCCTTGAGGATCAAGGATCTAAAGCTGAAAGTCTGGAGACCTGAGAGGAGGCAGTATGAAAGGCTCCTAGAGACTGTGCCCATTTGACTCTTTTCTCAAGGCCTGCTCTTCAAGACCCTGCTTTCCGTGTCCCCATTTCCCCCCTCCGTCGTTCCGGCAGAACTCCCTTCTCGATTTGCTGACATCTCCATATCTCCCTAGCGAGCTCTGCTGCAGAAGGCTCGAAGTCAGCCTTCCCCGATGCTGTCACTACCTGTGGCTGGGGGCTGCCCGGCCCCCGCTCTCACCGAAGAAATGCTGCTGAAGCGTGAGGAGCGGGCACGGAAGAGGCGGCTGCAGGCAGCTCGGCGGGCCGAGGAGCACAAGAACCAGACTATCGAGCGCCTCACCAAGACTGCGGCGCCCAGTGGGCGGGGAGGCCGAGGGGCCTCCCGGGGCGAGCGGCGGGGAGGGCGGGCGGTGGCCCCAGCCCCCATGGTGCGCTACAGCAGCGGGGCACAgggttccaccctctccttcccgccTGGCATCCCTGCCCCCGCGCCTGTGTCTCAGCGGCCATCCCCATCTGGCCCGCCTCCTCGATGCTCTGTCCCCGGCTGTCCCCATCCGCGCCGCTATGCCTGCTCGCGCACGGGCCAGGCACTCTGCAGCCTTCAGTGCTATCGCATCAATTTGCAGATGCGGCTAGGTGGGCCTGAGGGCCCCGGATCCCCACTTCTGGCTACttaagccccccacccccaccccccacaatcTGGACTCTgtgccttctcctctgccccttgTTTTCAGTGTCCTCCCCACCTTATTAAATTTCATCCAGTGCCTTGACTTGTACAGAATTGGGGGAATGGAGTACGGGTAGGCCAATTCCCCAAACACACAGCTTGCCCTCTTCCCCCACGCCCGCTGCTTGCATTGGTGCCGGGAATCGTTCACCAGGCCCCAGAATGGTAGCCGGTCAGCGCCCACCCAGACTCCAGCAGACTCCTTGGACTCCGCGGCTCCTAATGGGATTACCTGGCGTGGTCAAGTGTTTGGCGTCATCCAGAAAATAGGGCTCAAGCCAGTCAGCGGGAACTTTGCTGTCCCAGGCGGCCGTTCATTGGTTGATAACGCAAACCCTGTTCTGTTTTCCATATTGGCTGTTGTCGCTGTCAGTCACAGCCATGGGTCGAACCTTCCCCACTCTTTGTCTGTCAAGCTCCTGTTGTCTGGGAGAGTGGCGGAGGTGCTGCTGTAGATTGGTTGCAGGGAGAAGCCTGTGATCTTTCCTATTGGCCCATCTGTCCGAGAGTGATGCGGATTGGTGGGACGGAACAACCTGGGTGCTAGTTGGCAGAGCTCTCGCTGGATGGAAGGTCCGGTCGCAGAGTGATGGTGGCGGCAGCGAAGATGGGCCGGGCAGGGACCATGGCGGTGGAGTTAGAGGTGGCAGGGGCGGGGCAGCTGGCGGTAGAGGAGACTGTGGTCTTCAGGGAGCTGTAGGTGGAGGAATGGCTCGGGCTACCGGCGGGAACGGCAGCGAGGAGGCCTGGGGGGCACTTCGGGTGCGGCAACAGCAGGTATCCCAACAGCTCCAAAAGCCTATCACGACagccatttatttctccttccCCGTTCCTTGCCTCCGCCTTTTGGCGGGTGGCGGAGGAACTCTCAGAGCCAAAGGTACTGTGAAATTCCTAGATACGGCCCTTCTACTCTGTGTAAACTTTGTAATGTAAGTGCTGTTGACTTTTGCCTGCAGCTTCGTAGATCCCATCCCTTAGCTGCAGTGGAAGCTTGCAGTGGCTCTCCAGTGACCAGAGGCATAGTGAGGCCCCAGGGAGGTTCCTTCTGTCTTGCAACAGTTATTTGTGATGTTTTTCTATGTGCCTATTGTCATAACAGAGTCTGGCAGCGTCTTCTCTTGAGGGAGCAATTTGGAGAAGAGATGGAACCCAGAATCACGCCCTGGATGCCATCCTTTATCATCCACAGCAATCCCATCTGGTTGGGAACCCTGCTCTGGGTCTCTTATTGTTCCTCCTCTACCCTAGGAAGCCTGAGACCCAGGGGTGGAAAGATCCAGCTTAGGAGTGGGGATTGGCAGACCACaggaaatgacaatgaaaacagctTAGGAAATTACCTAAACCCCTTACCCATCGTCTGAGACTTTGAGATAGCCCAGTCTTCGGACTTCTGCCAAAACACTCCTTTAACATTAAACACCCTAGGGAGCCAGGCTTGAATATGAGAGGTCTCCTATATGCAGAGCTGCAATCTGCCTCTTTGTATGCCCACACCTTGCCTCTTAGTCTCTAGACTGATTCTTGCTATTCCAAATCCTCTTCCATGTTGGCAGCCCTTCAGATATTTGAACACTCCTTTCAACATCACTTTTTCCTCTCCCCATAGATTTCTGAGCTAAACTTGGCTCACAGGATGggattgtgtatgtgtatgcagggggtgggggtggacagTGCCTTGGGCTGGAATCTCCCTTTGTTTTAAGTGCTTCCTTGCTCCCAGCTTCGAGAGCTGTGCCCAGGAGTGAACAACCAGCCCTACCTCTGTGAGAGTGGTCACTGCTGTGGGGAGACTGGCTGCTGCACGTACTACTATGAGCTCTGGTGTGAGTCTTCAAGGGGGCTCTTCTTTTGTTCTTCTGCCCACCCGCCTTTGGACTTCAGCCTTCAAGGACCCTTCTCTGCACAGGAGGTATCTAAGTCTCTTCCTCCTCGCCTCCTGCAGGGTTCTGGCTGCTCTGGACTGTCCTCATTCTCTTTAGCTGCTGTTGCGCCTTCCGCCATCGACGAGCTAAACTccggctgcagcagcagcagcggcagcgtGAGATCAACTTGTTGGCCTACCATGGGGCATGCCATGGGGCTGGCCCTGTCCCTGCTGGCTCACTGCTTGACCTTCGTGAGTGACTTGAGGCTCTGGCCTCTCAGTGGTCCCTCCCAAACCAGGACCCTGGTTCATTCCACACTCCCTTTTCAGAGATTTCAAAGCACACTTTTCCCTCATAGGAAAGACgccaccaccccacccctggtTGCCTTCTATCAACCATACCATTCTTTCCTGCAGGCCTCCTCAGCGCCTTCAAACCCCCAGCCTATGAGGATGTGGTTCACCGCCCAGGCACACCACCGCCTCCTTACACTGCAGCCACTGGCTGCCCCTCGACTGCTTCCAGCCAGTGCACCTGCTGCTCCTCCGCTTCCAGCTGTCCTGCCCGCCACGAGGGAACAAACGTGGAAGACGTTTCCTCCCACCAGAGTGCCCCTCCTCATCAGGAGGGTGAGCTTGGGGCAGGAGTGAGCCCTGCCCCCACACCCCCCTCCTGCCGCTATCGCCGCCTGACTGGTGACTCAGGTATTGAGCTCTGCCCTTGTCCTGACTCCATCGAGGGTGAGCCAGTCAAGGAGGCTAGGGTTAGTGCCACCTCACAAGAGGTGGAGGACCAGTCCCCTTGTGCACGGCCCCTAAATCCTGCACCCCAAGTCTCTCCTGTGGGGCTGGCTTCCAGTGAAGGGGACATCCCATGAGCAATTTTGGGAGGCGGGGGGTGGGTTACTTGCCCACCAGAAACAGCCCGGCTCCCACCTCCCTGGGTTCTTGGCTTCTCCCTGCCCTCCTAGAATCTGAAAAGGCTGGAGTCCTGAGAAGGGCAGTGTTTGGGGGACTGTGCAAGCTCTGTCCCCCAAGACATACACAGGAGCCTTTGATCTCATTAAAGAGATGCGAACCAGCTGCTTGTGGATTTGGGTGGACTAGTGCTCGACTGACTGCATTGCACTTGACTTGACTAGGTTTGGAAGGGACAGTCAGTGGCCACTTTTTCCACCTTCTCTGAAGGAGAGCAGGCAGCCCTAAGGCCTGGACTGAGTTAAGACCTCTTGGTGAGGGAAAGCTGGTAAAAGCAATAGAGTCTGGCAtggttttcccatttatttagaaaaataagactCTGAACTCACATTCACCCCAGGGCTATGTGGGATGTCACTTAGGAGACACCTGAGATGAGTTGAGGAGGGTTTGAAGCACTGGTATCTAATAGCTAGGGGCAGAAGTGAGAGACCTGTCCCTCTAGTCCAGAGTGGAATAAGGGGGCTGGCTTCCCCTCCCACGCTCCCCTTCAGTAGTCTTCAGCCATGGCCAGTAGGACAAGGCTGGTCCAGCCCTGGAAAGGGCGGCAGCCCATGCCTCGCCCATCCTGGTCACTGTACTGCTCCCACAGGAAGCCTGTGGCCTGGTACTGCCGTCTCACATTGCCCACCAGATTGGCACGGAGCTCTCCGTGGAGCCTGGCAGCACGAGCCTGGTGGGGACCCTCCAGGTGCCCATAGTAGTGCAGAGCCCCCAGTGCCAGGTAGTTCACATTGAGCCACACAGCACCTCGCCAGTAGGGAGGATCATGCTCTGAATTGCGCTGGCTGTAAAAGGGGCTGGATGCTGCAAGAGAGCGCAAACCAAAGGGGCTCCAGAGTTGACGCCGATCAGCTAGAACATCCAGCATGGGTCCAAGGCGAGGTGAATTGGGGTCCAGCAGCCGCAGCAGAAAGGGGAAAAGACTGACGTAGCCCAAGGCATCCACATACTGTAAGTGAGGGTGGGGCCGGCCCACCACCCGCATCAGCCCCTGAGGGGGCCGAGGCTTCAGCTGCACTGCTTTTGTATGGTTCCCAAAGTCTGCAAAGACTCCTAGCTCTGGGGCCCAATGCAGCTCATCCAGGCTCTCCTCTGCTCCCAGGGAGGCAGCCAGTGGGCCCAGCTCTGCAGCTGCCTCAGCCTCTCCCAACTGCTCTGCTAGCCGCATCAGCACACGGGAACCTAGGGCCACCCAGCACCGCAGATCCAGGTGCCGCTCACTGGCTGAGGGGTGTGAAGCCCGGGGATAGTCATCCAGCCCCGAAGGCAGCGTCTTGGGGTTTAGTAGGGTTGGCAAGGCTGGGTCCCGGCCGCGCCAGCGGTAAGATAGTGGCACTGGCCCGGCCTGGCTGTGATGAAGCCAGGAGAACCAGGCACGCAGGCGAGGGAAGGCCCTGCGGAGGAAGGCCAAGTCGGCAGGGTCACCACCATCTAGCATGTGGGCTACGGGCAAAAGCAGGGTTGGGGGGTTGGCATGGGCTGTCCTTTGCACCAGGAACTCTGAGGGCACCCGGGCTCTGGCCTCATCCCCCAGCACCTGCTCCCGCCCAATCCAGCCATTGGCATTAAGCAGCCCCAGCCAGTGGCCTATGGCTTCCCGGGTGAGCCGGGGATCCCACCGTTGGATCACCAGCTGGTGAAAGCCCTCATCCCAAAGGAAGCCTCTTGGGAAGAATGACCGAGAGGGCACTGCTGTGAAAAGAGGGACAGATGGAAAGAGGACTGGGTCCACCTTCTGCTCAGACCCCTCAACCTCCATGTCTGGCAACACCAGACCCTGTCCATAGAAGTAGCCAATCCCACCAAGAAGGCCACTGAGGGCACCCTGACCCAAAGCCTGCTCCTCAGGACTCAGGCCCTTCTCCTTTAGCCGGAAAGTCTTCTCAAAGCGCTCTCTAAAGGCTTCAGCATGGCTTTCGAGGGCGTGGGTCAGCAGGCTGCCTGCCAGCTGCTCTAGGGCTTGGCTGCCTCCTGTCCGGGCGCTGCCTGATTCAAACACCAGCTCCACAGAAAAGGGGACTTTCAGTGTCACCTGTTGTATCAAAAATTGCCCTTGTCCCTGTCCTTGCCCACTTGGGCCTCTGTCGTCCCACTTCAGAGATCCTGGCAAGCCGAGGTAGCGTTCAGGGGAAGCCCCTGGGGGCCGATGCTGAAACCAGTTATTTAGGCGACTCTTCACCATCTCTGTCAGCAAGGGAAGTCCTGGATTGGAGGACCAGAAGACATTGTAGCTTGAAAGGAA carries:
- the INO80B gene encoding INO80 complex subunit B, whose amino-acid sequence is MSECVSTIYSPLSSQGPMSKLWRRGSTSGAMEAPEPGEALELSLAGAHGHGVHKKKHKKHKKKHKKKHYQEEEAGPTQQSPAKPQLKLKIKLGGQVLGTKSVPTFTVIPEGPRSPSPLMVVDNEEEPVEGVPLEQYRAWLDEDSNLSPSPLRDLSGGLGGQEEEEEQRWLDALEKGELDDNGDLKKEINERLLTARQRALLQKARSQPSPMLSLPVAGGCPAPALTEEMLLKREERARKRRLQAARRAEEHKNQTIERLTKTAAPSGRGGRGASRGERRGGRAVAPAPMVRYSSGAQGSTLSFPPGIPAPAPVSQRPSPSGPPPRCSVPGCPHPRRYACSRTGQALCSLQCYRINLQMRLGGPEGPGSPLLAT
- the WBP1 gene encoding WW domain-binding protein 1 isoform X1, with the protein product MARATGGNGSEEAWGALRVRQQQSLAASSLEGAIWRRDGTQNHALDAILYHPQQSHLLRELCPGVNNQPYLCESGHCCGETGCCTYYYELWWFWLLWTVLILFSCCCAFRHRRAKLRLQQQQRQREINLLAYHGACHGAGPVPAGSLLDLRLLSAFKPPAYEDVVHRPGTPPPPYTAATGCPSTASSQCTCCSSASSCPARHEGTNVEDVSSHQSAPPHQEGELGAGVSPAPTPPSCRYRRLTGDSGIELCPCPDSIEGEPVKEARVSATSQEVEDQSPCARPLNPAPQVSPVGLASSEGDIP
- the WBP1 gene encoding WW domain-binding protein 1 isoform X2, which encodes MARATGGNGSEEAWGALRVRQQQLRELCPGVNNQPYLCESGHCCGETGCCTYYYELWWFWLLWTVLILFSCCCAFRHRRAKLRLQQQQRQREINLLAYHGACHGAGPVPAGSLLDLRLLSAFKPPAYEDVVHRPGTPPPPYTAATGCPSTASSQCTCCSSASSCPARHEGTNVEDVSSHQSAPPHQEGELGAGVSPAPTPPSCRYRRLTGDSGIELCPCPDSIEGEPVKEARVSATSQEVEDQSPCARPLNPAPQVSPVGLASSEGDIP
- the MOGS gene encoding mannosyl-oligosaccharide glucosidase → MARGDRRRRGAPADGPRTAERAARGGPVRRDGRGGRARGAAGGAALALVVLSLALGLSGRWLLAWYRSRRAVMLHSAPPALPPDSSSPTVAPDLFWGTYRPHVYFGMKTRSPQPLLTGLMWAQQGTTPGTPKLRHTCEQGDGVGPYGWEFHDGVSFGRQHIQDGALRLTTEFVKRPGGQHGGDWSWRVTVEPQASGTSALPLVSLFFYVVTDGKEVLVPEVGAKGQLKFISGHTSELGDFRFTLLAPTSPGDTTPKYGSYNVFWSSNPGLPLLTEMVKSRLNNWFQHRPPGASPERYLGLPGSLKWDDRGPSGQGQGQGQFLIQQVTLKVPFSVELVFESGSARTGGSQALEQLAGSLLTHALESHAEAFRERFEKTFRLKEKGLSPEEQALGQGALSGLLGGIGYFYGQGLVLPDMEVEGSEQKVDPVLFPSVPLFTAVPSRSFFPRGFLWDEGFHQLVIQRWDPRLTREAIGHWLGLLNANGWIGREQVLGDEARARVPSEFLVQRTAHANPPTLLLPVAHMLDGGDPADLAFLRRAFPRLRAWFSWLHHSQAGPVPLSYRWRGRDPALPTLLNPKTLPSGLDDYPRASHPSASERHLDLRCWVALGSRVLMRLAEQLGEAEAAAELGPLAASLGAEESLDELHWAPELGVFADFGNHTKAVQLKPRPPQGLMRVVGRPHPHLQYVDALGYVSLFPFLLRLLDPNSPRLGPMLDVLADRRQLWSPFGLRSLAASSPFYSQRNSEHDPPYWRGAVWLNVNYLALGALHYYGHLEGPHQARAARLHGELRANLVGNVRRQYQATGFLWEQYSDQDGRGMGCRPFQGWTSLVLLAMAEDY